The sequence GTTGACGTACAATATATTCGCGTGAAAGTAGAACAAACTTTTCTTGGTAATAACACTTCGAAGGTTGGAAACGCAAGGAAGATTTTGGTGGCAGACTCATTTATGGTTAACTGTGAGCGGAGGGGCGGCTTTTGACCCCACAAAACTTTCTTACCATTCACTATATATAACAACCACACTCCCTCTTCTTTCCTTGCTTCCCTtcattgctctctctctctctctctctctctctctctctctttctctcttactCTCTCTCAGCCTTTGCCTTTCTTACTTCTCATCAAACacctttcatttctttcatcaaacacctctctctttctttatttttctctctaagCTAAGCTCTTGGTCGGAATCAAGTTCTGGGTTTTGGTCTGCGAGTATGGAAGGCCAAGAAGAATTGGTTTTGAGCAGTGATCAAGCATCCCAGATGATCATGATCAAAGGCAAGCGCACCAAGCGCCCGAGGCCTCTGTCCCCGAACTGCGTCGTGGCTGCGGGGACGTCTAGCTCATCAAGCGcctgtggtggtggtggtgctaTGGGAGGAGATCATGAGTATAATTATTATGGTAATTCGTTTACATCGCCCACAACTTCTGGTGAGATCTATGAGAGTactgaggaagaagaggacaTGGCAAATTGCCTAATTCTCTTGGCTCAAGGAGATCATGTGACTGTTAACCCAAAGCAGATCTTTGAGCAAAGACTAGAACAAACCAGTAACATGGGCAAGGCTGGTTTCTTTGTCTATGAGTGCAAAACATGTAACAGAAGCTTCCCTTCATTTCAAGCACTTGGTGGCCACAGAGCAAGTCACAAGAAGCCCAAGGCCATGAGCACAGAGGATAAAAAGCCAGCGCCAGCCCATTTCATCCCAGCCTCCACTTTTGAGGAATTTGAAGATCAAAGCAAGCAGTTCATCAAATATAAGAGCAGCCCACCTCCTGCAATTTCAAGCCAAATAGGAAGCAAGCCCAAAATTCATGAGTGTTCAATTTGTGGCTCTGAATTCACATCTGGGCAAGCTCTTGGTGGACACATGAGAAGGCacagagcagcagcagcagcagccaaCAACAGTACTAATCATGTGGTGGCTTTGCCTAGCAATATTGGCACAAGTACCAAACTGCAGAGAACTGTTCTTCCACTGGATCTCAACCTTCCTGCACCAGAAGATAAtgatcatcatcaccaccagcttcatcatcatcatcaacaccGTGACTCTAAGTTTCAATTTGTGCCTACCCAACAAACAACTCTTGTCTTCAACGCCCCTGCTTTGGTGGATTGTCAttattaagagagagagagagagagagagagagagatggagtgagtgaaaaaaaaacaaattcttAATTAGTAGATTATCAATGTGAATTATAagcattatttttcaattaattactTACTGTCAATTGGGTATAATTGTGGAATATTAATTCTTTGATCAATTCTTTCcactttaatttgttgtttatttatttttctcgtTGGTTCATCTAATTTGTTGAAGTGTGAATACTTTGAGTAAGTAAGTGGTTAGTGTTCATGGTTGCCTTTCATTCACGAAAAGTGAGTGATGAGgcatcttttccttttcacaattttcctttctttttctatgtTCTTTTTAAGTGGGAGAGCTATGCACATAAcaccaagagagagagagagagagtgtgtgtgagtgtgtttgtgtgtgagGAGTGAGAGAGTGAGGGCAAGGCAATGCGGTGGCATGGGATGGCAAAAGGGCTAGGGTTaggcaccaccaccaccacaaccaaaAGTCATGGATTAGGTTCTTCCTCTCCTTGGTGTGTATTGTTATTACAATaaagctataaaaaaaagCCAATAAAAGCTCTCCCTCTCACTTCCCAGTCTGTTTCATTAAATGACAAGAAGTAATGGATAGCAAAGCAGAGTTGGCAATTGCCATGCCACATGTATCTACCTGTACCTTTCTCTCTCGCtctcatttctttttcatttttagcttaatataataacaaaaaccatattttttattttaattttatggtgCACTCATCAAGTTTTTTTAGTTCCAAGCctaacaaatatatataaacactcTCTCTAACAGTTGTACCTAATTTACCCAACTCCTGTATATGTATGATCCCTTACTTTGCAAGTCACTTTAGCTATATTTGAGATCatcaatcatcatcatcctcctctctctctctctctctctctctctctctctctctctctcatgggTCCACCCCATGCCACATTCATTGATATTCCCTAGAAAGATACTCTAACTCATACCACAAACACTTTCGGTTTGGCTAGCTTCAACTTATCCAAGCTCCACTCCACTCCACTGTACTGTGAACTCTACTTCATTTGGACCCACAATCCCCTCACGTATTGTTGTTGTGATAGCGCACTGCTTTTCAAATCAATTTATCCGTCATCATTTGAGAGTTCCTCTTTAGTATTTCTTTTCTCTACTATGTCAAagaatttccttttctttgtcACATTTTCAAGAATGTAACCCATCACTAATCAAGTTTTATATTATCAAAGGTAGGTCAATCGTTCACACACGTATTTATGGAAGAACATTTATCTATACACGAATAATCAGGTATCAACGAACAGTTATCTAAATGCTAATAATTGTGATTTGGTTGTACATAAATAGATGAAAATGAGATACTTGAAATGGGTTCAAAGAGAGTGTTACTTTCACACTACTAACTTGCAAGAGAGTTTGCTAAGTGCACGTTTAGGTGAATGTGGGAAGTGAATCATATGAAAGAGATTGCGTGGGAATTGAGATGTCCAAATACACACTTAGAAAGAGGGAGAGGAGATAATCATTGACATTGGCACATGTAGTGGGGAGGTTACCTTGTCATATATCTTCTCCCATTATTCTTCTCCACATTATATTTATTCCGTATATGCTCAAAAGCAGAGCTAACTAACTTAATTAATGGTGTGAATTTGCTTCTTATATAAAAAGATTCTCCTTATTGGCTACTCTGCCAATCATCTAGAGTAGGGGTATAttttatgaagaaaataacaaggtCAATAAGGCTTGTTTtagtttatattaaaaaaataaaaataccaatTAACTAATCGTCTAgttgcatttttcttcttaatatttaaaaaagcctcaattattttcaaatcttCTTCGCTATCTTGTTGATCCAAAAAGACACTacgaaaagaaaatacatCAACTTTTAAACCTAAGCAGTTGTATTTGGTACTAATTTTCAAGCCACACACATGTAACCTCCAAATGCCAATCCAAGTCAATCTATGATCTTTTTAGCTTACCAATTAGACATGTAATCCTTCATATGGACATCCTTTTCTTGTCTACGGAAGTGAAGAAATCGACCTCTTTGCAGTTTTGAGTATATACAACAAGTACCACTCAAAAAGAGTTCAAAAAAACCACCACCAATCACAATGCGACAGCAAAATATTGACACATATTTTGATCCATTCATACATGTCCTACTGAAAATGaagtgttttgttttgtcagTTTTGGCTCGCATGTTCTGAAAATTTGGCTACTTTTCTGTGGACAGTTTTCACTTCAAGTCGTATGCTTTAAAAATATAGGAAATAGTAGTGTGGCGTGCTCTCTAACTTCACACAGCTGTATGGCTGTGAGTGAACAAAAACCACAGGCTAGCAGGCGGCAGGCAGCTCCTCTCCTCCAATCCAATGGCATGGCATGCAATCTCAAACTACCAAAAGCAAAGACACCCAAAAAGGGTACTTTGCTTagagacaaaattaaataattaattaattaaatgaatcAATACTCTAATTAAGCTAGCTGTCACACTGTCCAGAAATGGGTATTTGCCGGCCATTCTTGTTGATTAAACTTTAATCTCATTGGACCTAACTAAATCATTAACCAAAATGGGTTTATTTGGTCTTGCATTTGTGTGACACTTAAGTCGTGATATTTTTTGTGATTGTTTTTGTGGTTGTCATTAGTTGGTTTGGTGAGATATTGAGTACCTAATCACTACTACGCATCTGGTTCACAGATTTTGGTGGGTTAGGTTTTTTCATGGTCATGGACTAATGGTAGTTGCTGAATGGAGAGAGTTGAAAACTGCTAATTAATGTAATGTACTGTTTTTTACTAGAATAGAAACTCCACAATTTAAGCGGTGTTCAAAGTGAAACATGATgtatgaaaaaattaaattaaatgtataTTCTCCTTTGGTGGGTAAATTTGTACTAGATTAATGACATGATCGCTGTTTGGTGAACTTATAAATACTCGGACTGAACTTATTATTAAATTAGATAataattcaatatattatATCGTACAAATCTCATTGAGAGAAGTCAGActcataattttataaaaaaagatatgaCTCAATCCTAATTCgattcaaattcaatcaaaaccGAGACAAAGTCATAAATTCAACTCTCAAttgcttaaaagaaaaaaaattgtgtatGCTACTTTCTATGGTGTAGTAcgtttcatttcaatttcattgtaCGGGACCATGTTGCATGTTGGGCCCTTAAAATTTGAGATGAATGCATGACACCCTTTATTTAAGAGGTATGCTTTCATATTGATGAATTTAAAGGTATGGTTTGAATGCTAAGCAGAAGCTAATTGCGTGGACAAAAATGGTAGGGCAGGGATTTTTTTAATGGCATGTTGAGTAAAGATGCCTAATCTTAGAAGTAAGAAAGATGCCAAGGAACTCTCAGTTTTTCACAGATAAGACTTTTTACATCTGTCTCACAAGAGATAGATTCAACATAAATTATTTCACCTCATCTCAGAAAGTTGGAAAAGATAGAAGTGAGTTCTAAAGTATCTTTccataaataattttgaattgattGATTGGCCTGATTAATATGACATGTAATGCTAAACTTCATCTATTTGACTAATGGAAAGTGATGTTTTGAAATATTCTAAATTCAATTagacaaataattaattttttagttaataGGATCTAGTCTGGTGGAAAAAGGGAATTGACTTGTAGACTAGAGATCTCATGTTTGAATTTCCAGAGCATCATAGTTGTATATatgcttgtactaaaaaataataataataactaatTTGTTGTGGCTCATTActtatatataacaaaagtAATGTTAGATGTTTATTATCACATTAACCATTCATATTATTTGCCAACTAGCTTTTAATTTaatgatatttctttttcctatatTAAAAAGatgtttcaagtttgattccCCTCCGTATCGATTATAAAACCTTATCATATTATCCACTTATAAAATGTATTTGACTACGCACAGAGGATGCATTATTCTCATATCTCCTTCCTTCCCTCTCCTTTTCACCCATAAAACGACCATATAAAACAAATCATGGTATAAATAATCTCATGGGTGCAGAACAAAACGATAAGGGCTGTCCGAGATAAACATTGTGTTATGGAGAGCCTTTATGCAGCAAAGTCTCAGTTATGAGGCCCCAAAGAGCCTGTAAACATTGTGTTAAGCAACCAGAGAAATTTGAGTGTGGTTAAACAAATTTGTGTTAAGCCTCCGTTTGGGCCCGACTGCTATATTGTAGTGTGGTTAAACAAATTTCTCTGGGCCATCTTAAATCACtctttattaatattataattgagAGAATATAAACAAGTGGTTGCTGTGGTGTAGTGGTTATCACGTCAGTCTTACACACTGAAGGTCTCCAGTTCGATCCTGGGCAGCAacaagtttattttttttattttaattaattggtcttttgattttattttaaccaTTTATATTTCGATATTTTACTGGGAATCAATATTTACTATTTTAAACTTACTTATTGACAAGCAGTTGCTGTGGTGTAGTGGTTATCACGTCAGTCTTACACACTGAAGGTCTCCAGTTCGATCCTGGGCAGCAACATTATTgtgttatattttttcatattttgttcGTTTGATGAACCAGGCATCTTTGtgtattgttttgatgaatgTGGATCATCAAAGGCACATAAGCATGGCGTAATTCTCTTTGGGTTTGAAACCAAACTCCTACTCAGGAGGATATATGGGGCGATTCTGGTGGGATCCAATATAGGTCCAACTTTCTATTCACTCGTGGGATTAGGGTAGCCTTTTTTTAACCCGGTACGTGTTGAGACTTTACTGAATGACATTATGACAACACTAACCAGTTAAACTAGTTTTTCAACTACATCCCAATTAGTCCCAAGACTCCCAGAACCAAAGGTGTTGCTGAGGAGAAAAATTATACTGacaataaacaaataatattgcccaaaaaaaaggtttatatagaaaatggaaaaagaattGTCCAGAGATGGCTTCTCATCAAAAGGCCACCCTCCAATGAGGAATAAACATACATTGGCACAGCCGAAGGTAAATCAGATTTATACATCTATACTTTCATTAGATTACAGCCACCCTCCACTTTCATTAGATTTCATGATGTTGATAGTACTTTGGCCATGTACATCCTGCATAAACACATCAAAAATTCATCTTCTCTATTCAAGTGGGCCTCCAAAGACAACTCCAGAACGTGCTTATCCCTAGTTAGCAGAAACGATCACCCGCACTTTAGCAGTCACTTCTGGGTGAAGCTTCAGTTCTGCAATATACTCTCCTATCTCTCGAATATCTGGAAGAGAAACAATTCGCTTGTCCACATCCCTACAGATGAATGAAAGGGCAGAGAATGGAGCAATCAGACAAGCCTGGATGTGTTTAGCATAGTTAAAAAGACAAATGTGGGCAAGCCTTTGATCAAATGCATAGATGTGAAAAGATGCAGAGACCATCTCTAGTTGCACGTTGTTGAACTTTCTAAATTCTGGATTTCATTGGCCAAAGAGAGTATTAGGaaaattaaatacatattttctcccttctttttttgcttGGGGGTGCTGTGGCTTAGAAGTAAAACTTTTCTGCTAAAAATTCTTAATTGTAAAATTATGGATGCTTGTGCTAAGAGCCTATATGGTATATATCTCATGCATTCAAGTGGGGTATTCAGAATGCAGTAACAGTGCACAAAGTGAAAATTGTGATTGATATATAAATCATACTCTTACTAGATAAAAGATACTACCTGTTAAGTTGTGCCTTGATTATGTCAACGAGATCTTGCGGGGTCACACTGCAGAAATATGTCTGTGTTAAACAACATATGCAGAGAGTGCACTGAGTGCTTAATGTCGCACTGAATATAACTCACCTTCCAAAAATTAGCTTTCCTTTTCCACCTTTGCGCTTCACCTTGAAACCTCCAACAGTTTCAAAAATAATAGCAAGTTGCTGCGCCTCTTCTTTTACCTGCACCAAGATGAAATAATCAAACAAGACATAATTAATAGGACAAATTCAGACAATATAGAATCTACTGCCTAGAGAGATTAAATGCAATTATTAGCATTTGGGTGAGACTGCCCGATGCAGCAGCACACTCACAAAGAAGTGGCACCCCCGTATGGGGGTCCTACCTGGCCTCACTCCTTTGTGAGTGTGCTGCTGCATAGGGCAGCTGCACCCAAGAATCTCTCCTATTAGTGACAAGCCTTGCTATGTTTGACCTGACAATTAATGAGACTAACAGACAGCCGGATGTAGCAtggtattataatataaagcATTCAGGATAATCTCTAAGAGAATACAAAAATGTGCTTTTCAATCCAGTTTAGGATGATCTGATATGTCCAAAGGCCCAAAACCTGAGCCTTAAATGAATGATATGTGTAAAGGGGTGTAAAGAAACAAGGCAAAAAGTACATCTAATTTTATATCTATAGTTTGAGTTACAGCATAAGAAAACATATGAGGGGCACGGCACATGAGGCAGGGGGAAAAAATACATGTGTTATCTAAATACCCTTATTTTCTCTGCCTCAATCCTTTCGTCTTCCATCTTCATTTCCCTGGAAAGAGCAATTAGAAAAAGCGTGCAATGATAACATGTTCTCAAGATAGAGTATAATTAATTTTcgacaaaaaataaagcatGAGTGCCATTAGGAATGTTGATTCATCTCCCCCCAAAAGTAATGTTTATGC comes from Prunus dulcis chromosome 6, ALMONDv2, whole genome shotgun sequence and encodes:
- the LOC117631010 gene encoding 50S ribosomal protein L9, chloroplastic is translated as MASTASTLSWSSSSLLQSFAANTNEACKLSDRRTGLVVFAQKKAKKARTIILKEDIADLGKKGELRSVKAGYYRNYLLPLGKAQLVTPVLLKEMKMEDERIEAEKIRVKEEAQQLAIIFETVGGFKVKRKGGKGKLIFGSVTPQDLVDIIKAQLNRDVDKRIVSLPDIREIGEYIAELKLHPEVTAKVRVIVSAN
- the LOC117631009 gene encoding zinc finger protein ZAT5 — its product is MEGQEELVLSSDQASQMIMIKGKRTKRPRPLSPNCVVAAGTSSSSSACGGGGAMGGDHEYNYYGNSFTSPTTSGEIYESTEEEEDMANCLILLAQGDHVTVNPKQIFEQRLEQTSNMGKAGFFVYECKTCNRSFPSFQALGGHRASHKKPKAMSTEDKKPAPAHFIPASTFEEFEDQSKQFIKYKSSPPPAISSQIGSKPKIHECSICGSEFTSGQALGGHMRRHRAAAAAANNSTNHVVALPSNIGTSTKLQRTVLPLDLNLPAPEDNDHHHHQLHHHHQHRDSKFQFVPTQQTTLVFNAPALVDCHY